Proteins from a genomic interval of Amycolatopsis sp. cg13:
- the fdh gene encoding formate dehydrogenase, which translates to MGMRQWIEGWPVYRQLAGPDRTARASAAKSAGSERWHARTEDADKVVRSICPYCAVGCGQKVYVKDGAVTQIEGDPDSPISRGRLCPKGSASKQLVTSPSRVTEVLYRRPYGAEWERLSLDQAMDMIADRVLKTRAETWQDADDQGRKLNRTLGFASLGGATLDNEENYLMKKLYTALGAIQIENQARIUHSATVPGLGTSFGRGGATTFQQDLANADCIVIQGSNMAECHPVGFQWVMEAKARGAKIIHVDPRFTRTSAVAHVHASVRAGSDIAFLGGLINYVLQHDLDFREYVVAYTNAAAILTEEFADTEDLDGLFSGFDPEKRQYDNSTWAYEDAEASPAAGARDPDQPGGHHGGEKHQSSARAESYGSGGAAIETKPRTDETLQHPRCVFQVLKRHFSRYTPEAVADICGLPVEQFTEIAEAITANSGRDRTTAWVYSVGWTHHTVGAQYIRTASILQTLLGNIGRPGGGILALRGHASIQGSTDIPTLFNLLPGYIPMPHAHQHLDLDSFVEADAGKTGFWGNMRSYTVSLLKAYWGENAQPHNDFRFDYLPRLTGDHGTYATVQKQIAGECKGYFLVGENPAVGSANGKFQRLGLANLDWLVVRDLQLIESATFWKNGPEIETGELKSEEIGTEIFFLPAAAHTEKDGSFTNTQRLLQWHHKAVEPPGDARSDLWFYYHLGRLIRERASSGERDAPLRDLAWSYPTEGPTADPSAESVLAEINGHGPEGPLSSYTQLKDDGSTSCGCWIYCGVRADGHNHAANRQPGSEQDWVANGWAWAWPANRRILYNRASADPDGKPWSERKKLVYWDAAESKWTGPDVPDFEAAKPPDYQPPDGARAQDALSGRDPFIMQTDGKAWLYVPAGLADGPMPTHYEPFESPVGNALYGQQSSPVRQTLDSPVNQYNPTRSEVFPYVFTTYRLTEHHTAGGMSRTLPYLSELQPEFFCEISPALAAERGLEHLGWATIVSSRTAIEARVLVTDRVKPLKVRGRTVHQVGLPYHWGPNGLSRGDAANDLLSIVLDPNVHIQEAKAATCDIRPGRRPRGPALLDFVAEYRRRANG; encoded by the coding sequence GTGGGCATGCGGCAGTGGATCGAAGGCTGGCCGGTGTACCGGCAGCTGGCCGGTCCCGACCGCACCGCGCGCGCCTCGGCGGCCAAGTCCGCCGGTTCGGAGCGCTGGCACGCCCGCACCGAGGACGCCGACAAGGTAGTCCGTTCGATCTGTCCGTATTGCGCCGTCGGCTGCGGCCAGAAGGTGTACGTGAAGGACGGCGCGGTCACCCAGATCGAGGGCGACCCGGATTCGCCGATCTCCCGGGGCAGGCTGTGCCCGAAAGGCTCGGCCAGCAAACAGCTCGTGACCAGCCCGAGCCGCGTCACCGAAGTCCTCTACCGGCGGCCGTACGGCGCCGAGTGGGAGCGGCTGTCCCTCGACCAGGCGATGGACATGATCGCCGACCGCGTGCTCAAGACGCGCGCCGAAACCTGGCAGGACGCCGACGACCAGGGCCGCAAGCTCAATCGCACGCTCGGCTTCGCGAGCCTCGGCGGCGCGACGCTGGACAACGAAGAGAACTACCTGATGAAGAAGCTGTACACCGCGCTCGGCGCGATACAGATCGAAAATCAGGCCCGTATTTGACACTCCGCCACGGTTCCCGGTCTGGGGACCTCCTTCGGTCGTGGAGGCGCCACGACGTTCCAGCAGGACCTCGCCAACGCCGATTGCATCGTCATCCAGGGCTCGAACATGGCCGAATGCCATCCGGTCGGGTTCCAGTGGGTGATGGAGGCGAAGGCCCGCGGCGCGAAGATCATCCACGTCGACCCGCGGTTCACCCGCACGAGCGCGGTCGCGCACGTGCACGCCTCGGTGCGGGCCGGGTCGGACATCGCGTTCCTCGGCGGGCTGATCAACTACGTCCTGCAGCACGACCTGGACTTCCGCGAGTACGTCGTGGCCTACACGAACGCCGCCGCGATCCTGACCGAGGAGTTCGCCGACACCGAGGACCTCGACGGCCTGTTCTCCGGCTTCGACCCGGAAAAGCGCCAGTACGACAACTCGACCTGGGCGTACGAGGACGCTGAAGCGTCCCCGGCGGCCGGCGCCCGCGACCCGGACCAGCCGGGCGGGCACCACGGCGGCGAGAAGCACCAGAGTTCCGCGCGCGCCGAGTCCTACGGCAGCGGCGGCGCGGCGATCGAAACGAAGCCCAGGACCGACGAGACGCTGCAACACCCGAGGTGCGTTTTCCAAGTACTCAAACGGCATTTCTCCCGCTACACGCCCGAGGCCGTCGCGGACATCTGCGGCCTGCCGGTCGAGCAGTTCACCGAAATCGCCGAGGCGATCACCGCGAACTCCGGCCGCGACCGCACCACGGCCTGGGTGTATTCGGTCGGCTGGACGCACCACACGGTCGGCGCGCAGTACATCCGCACCGCCTCGATCCTGCAGACGCTGCTGGGCAACATCGGCCGTCCGGGCGGCGGCATCCTCGCGCTGCGCGGGCACGCCAGCATCCAGGGCTCGACCGACATCCCGACGCTGTTCAACCTGCTGCCCGGCTACATCCCGATGCCGCACGCGCACCAGCACCTCGACCTCGACAGCTTCGTCGAGGCCGACGCGGGCAAGACCGGGTTCTGGGGCAACATGCGCTCCTACACCGTGAGCCTGCTCAAGGCGTACTGGGGCGAGAACGCCCAGCCGCACAACGACTTCCGCTTCGACTACCTGCCGCGGCTGACCGGCGATCACGGGACGTACGCGACCGTCCAGAAGCAGATCGCGGGGGAGTGCAAGGGCTACTTCCTGGTCGGCGAGAACCCGGCGGTCGGCTCGGCCAACGGCAAGTTCCAGCGGCTCGGCCTGGCCAATCTCGACTGGCTGGTGGTCCGCGACCTGCAGCTGATCGAAAGCGCGACATTCTGGAAGAACGGCCCGGAGATCGAAACCGGCGAACTGAAGTCCGAGGAGATCGGCACCGAGATCTTCTTCTTGCCCGCCGCCGCGCACACTGAGAAGGACGGCAGCTTCACCAACACCCAGCGGCTGCTGCAATGGCACCACAAGGCGGTCGAGCCGCCCGGCGACGCCCGCAGCGACCTGTGGTTCTACTACCACCTGGGCAGGCTGATCCGGGAACGCGCCAGCAGCGGCGAGCGCGACGCCCCGCTCCGCGACCTCGCCTGGAGCTATCCGACCGAGGGGCCGACGGCCGACCCGAGCGCGGAATCCGTGCTCGCGGAGATCAACGGCCACGGACCGGAAGGCCCGCTCTCGTCCTACACGCAGCTGAAGGACGACGGTTCGACGTCGTGCGGCTGCTGGATCTACTGCGGCGTCCGCGCGGACGGCCACAACCACGCCGCGAACCGGCAGCCCGGCTCCGAACAGGACTGGGTCGCGAACGGCTGGGCCTGGGCGTGGCCAGCCAACCGGCGGATCCTGTACAACCGCGCCTCGGCGGATCCGGACGGGAAGCCGTGGAGCGAGCGCAAGAAGCTGGTCTACTGGGACGCTGCGGAGTCGAAGTGGACCGGCCCGGACGTCCCGGACTTCGAGGCCGCCAAGCCGCCCGATTACCAGCCGCCGGACGGCGCACGAGCACAGGACGCGCTGAGCGGCCGCGATCCGTTCATCATGCAGACCGACGGCAAAGCCTGGCTGTACGTCCCCGCCGGGTTGGCTGACGGCCCGATGCCGACGCATTACGAGCCCTTCGAAAGCCCAGTCGGCAACGCGCTGTACGGCCAGCAGTCCTCGCCGGTGCGGCAGACGCTGGACAGCCCGGTCAACCAGTACAACCCGACGCGCAGCGAGGTCTTTCCGTACGTGTTCACCACTTATCGGCTCACCGAGCATCACACGGCGGGCGGGATGAGCCGGACGTTGCCGTATCTGTCCGAACTGCAGCCGGAGTTCTTCTGCGAGATCTCGCCCGCGCTGGCGGCCGAACGCGGGCTGGAACACCTCGGCTGGGCGACCATCGTGTCGTCGCGGACGGCGATCGAGGCCCGTGTGCTGGTCACCGACCGCGTCAAACCGCTCAAGGTGCGCGGCCGCACCGTCCACCAGGTCGGGCTGCCGTACCACTGGGGCCCGAACGGGCTGTCGCGCGGCGACGCGGCCAACGACCTGCTGTCGATCGTGCTGGACCCGAACGTGCACATCCAGGAGGCCAAGGCGGCCACCTGCGACATCCGTCCCGGACGGCGGCCGCGCGGGCCTGCGCTGCTGGACTTCGTGGCGGAGTACCGGAGGCGAGCCAATGGCTGA
- a CDS encoding 4Fe-4S dicluster domain-containing protein, translating into MAEYGAQPRMGFFTDTSVCIGCKACEVACKEWNGVPEAGGQDLLGLSYDNTGDLGSNTWRHVAFIEQPAVDLGMPTVGAPEQQSEEEPGVRWLMSSDVCKHCTHAACLDVCPTGALFRTEFDTVVVQQDICNGCGYCVPACPYGVIEKRESDGRAFKCTLCYDRLGAGMEPACAKACPTDSIQFGELDELRERAAARVSTLHSDGVPEARLYGHDPEDGVGGDGAFFLLLDEPEVYGFPPDPVVTTRDLPQMWKRAATTAAGVAAALVVSFLGRRR; encoded by the coding sequence ATGGCTGAGTACGGCGCCCAGCCCCGGATGGGGTTCTTCACCGACACGTCGGTGTGCATCGGGTGCAAGGCGTGCGAGGTCGCGTGCAAGGAGTGGAACGGCGTCCCGGAGGCGGGCGGGCAGGACCTGCTCGGGCTGTCGTACGACAACACCGGCGATCTCGGGTCGAACACCTGGCGGCACGTGGCGTTCATCGAACAACCCGCGGTGGACCTGGGGATGCCGACCGTCGGGGCGCCGGAACAGCAGTCCGAGGAGGAGCCGGGCGTGCGCTGGCTGATGTCGAGCGACGTCTGCAAGCACTGCACGCACGCGGCCTGCCTCGACGTCTGCCCGACCGGCGCGCTGTTTCGCACCGAATTCGACACGGTCGTGGTGCAGCAGGACATCTGCAACGGTTGCGGCTACTGCGTTCCGGCGTGTCCGTACGGGGTGATCGAGAAGCGCGAGAGCGACGGCCGCGCGTTCAAGTGCACCCTCTGCTACGACCGGCTCGGCGCCGGGATGGAACCCGCGTGCGCCAAGGCTTGCCCGACCGACTCCATCCAATTCGGCGAGCTGGACGAACTCCGCGAACGCGCCGCCGCACGGGTGTCGACGCTGCATTCGGACGGCGTGCCGGAAGCACGGCTGTACGGGCACGATCCCGAGGACGGAGTCGGTGGCGACGGCGCGTTCTTCCTCCTGCTGGACGAACCCGAGGTCTACGGATTCCCGCCGGACCCGGTCGTGACGACCCGCGATCTGCCGCAGATGTGGAAGCGCGCCGCGACAACGGCGGCCGGGGTAGCAGCGGCGCTGGTCGTGTCGTTCCTGGGACGGCGTCGATGA
- the selA gene encoding L-seryl-tRNA(Sec) selenium transferase, whose translation MGDPRRAIPRTDAVLGEPRIAKAAETLGRDLVKSLVAAAQQRARAGEIEPGEVVAEVAARLPATVSSLRPVLNATGVLVHTNLGRAPLSAAALDAIVAAGGATDVEFALETGERAKRGRGTLAALAEAVPRAEAVHVVNNNAAALLLCALTLAPGKEIVVSRGELVEIGDGFRIPDLLASTGARLREIGTTNRTSAADYAAAIGPDTGFVLKIHPSNYRVTGFTSEASVAELAGLGVPLVADVGSGLLTPHPLLPDEPDVTTALADGANVVTASGDKLLGGPQAGLLFGDAELLQRLRRHPAARALRVDKLTLAALEATLRGPEPPVRAALLAENLHQRAEALAASLRSAGVDAEAVDSTAVVGGGGAPGVGLPSAAVALPARYAEALRLGEPAVVGRIVRDRCLLDLRTVSPADDATVREAVSRCG comes from the coding sequence ATGGGTGACCCGCGCCGGGCGATCCCGCGCACCGACGCCGTGCTCGGCGAGCCGAGGATCGCGAAAGCCGCCGAAACCCTCGGCCGCGACCTGGTGAAATCGCTGGTCGCGGCGGCGCAGCAGCGGGCCCGGGCGGGCGAGATCGAGCCTGGCGAGGTCGTCGCGGAGGTGGCGGCCCGGCTGCCCGCGACGGTGTCGTCGCTGCGTCCGGTGCTCAACGCGACCGGCGTTCTCGTGCACACGAACCTCGGCCGCGCGCCGCTGTCCGCGGCCGCATTGGACGCCATCGTCGCGGCGGGCGGTGCGACCGACGTCGAGTTCGCCCTCGAAACCGGGGAACGGGCGAAGCGCGGGCGCGGCACTTTGGCGGCGCTGGCGGAGGCGGTGCCGCGCGCCGAGGCGGTGCACGTGGTCAACAACAACGCGGCGGCGCTGCTGTTGTGCGCGCTGACGTTGGCTCCGGGCAAGGAAATCGTGGTCAGCCGCGGCGAGCTGGTCGAAATCGGCGACGGGTTCCGCATCCCGGATCTGCTCGCCTCGACCGGTGCCCGGCTGCGCGAAATCGGTACCACCAACCGGACTTCGGCGGCCGATTACGCGGCGGCCATCGGTCCGGACACCGGATTCGTGCTCAAGATCCATCCCTCGAACTACCGGGTCACCGGGTTCACCTCGGAAGCGAGCGTCGCCGAACTGGCCGGGCTCGGCGTGCCGCTGGTCGCCGATGTCGGGTCTGGGCTGCTCACACCGCATCCGCTGCTGCCGGACGAGCCGGACGTCACGACCGCCTTGGCCGACGGCGCGAACGTCGTCACCGCGAGCGGCGACAAGCTCCTCGGCGGTCCCCAGGCGGGCTTGCTCTTCGGAGATGCCGAACTGCTGCAACGGCTTCGACGGCATCCAGCGGCGAGGGCGTTGCGGGTCGACAAACTGACCCTCGCCGCGCTCGAAGCCACCCTCCGCGGGCCGGAACCACCGGTGCGGGCGGCACTTCTCGCGGAGAACCTCCACCAGCGCGCCGAGGCTTTGGCCGCGTCGCTGCGTTCGGCAGGGGTGGACGCCGAGGCCGTGGACTCGACGGCGGTCGTCGGTGGCGGCGGTGCGCCGGGTGTGGGGTTGCCCAGTGCGGCGGTCGCGTTGCCCGCTCGGTATGCGGAGGCGTTGCGACTGGGCGAGCCCGCTGTCGTCGGCCGGATCGTGCGGGACCGGTGTCTGCTCGACCTGCGGACGGTTTCCCCGGCGGACGACGCGACGGTCCGGGAGGCGGTCTCCCGATGCGGGTGA
- a CDS encoding monovalent cation/H+ antiporter complex subunit F, whose amino-acid sequence MTWLFLAALLLMAGGLGTALWLAARGTAIERLAGMQFAGTVTVLTLLLLVQAYGPSSAIILPLTLTVLAFAGTLVFARLLGTR is encoded by the coding sequence ATGACCTGGCTCTTCCTCGCCGCCCTGCTCCTGATGGCAGGCGGGCTCGGCACCGCGCTGTGGCTCGCGGCCCGGGGCACTGCGATCGAACGGCTGGCCGGAATGCAGTTCGCCGGCACCGTCACCGTCCTGACGCTCCTGCTGCTCGTCCAGGCGTACGGCCCGTCCAGCGCGATCATCCTCCCGCTGACGCTGACCGTCCTCGCCTTCGCCGGAACGCTCGTCTTCGCACGGCTCCTGGGGACCCGATGA
- a CDS encoding Na+/H+ antiporter subunit E: protein MRAATEIPLWWLALTGLWTLTLSTPSAPELIAGASAAAVCAIAARSARRAMNGSWQPKLGWLTWLIPLPKAAISESVAALRTVFQHPSAGKCEKVTVPTEPRAQHEARLATATVIVGCTPGAMVVASPPDDAHVVVHRLLPDSPTLDQVTR, encoded by the coding sequence ATGCGCGCTGCGACCGAGATTCCGCTGTGGTGGCTTGCCCTGACCGGGCTGTGGACCCTCACGCTCTCCACCCCGTCGGCCCCCGAACTCATCGCCGGGGCCAGCGCCGCAGCGGTCTGCGCGATCGCCGCCCGTTCCGCGCGCCGGGCGATGAACGGTTCGTGGCAACCCAAGCTCGGCTGGTTGACCTGGTTAATACCGCTCCCCAAAGCCGCCATCAGCGAATCCGTCGCCGCATTGCGCACAGTTTTCCAACACCCCTCCGCCGGAAAGTGCGAAAAAGTCACCGTCCCCACCGAACCGCGCGCGCAGCACGAAGCACGCCTCGCCACCGCGACAGTGATCGTCGGCTGCACGCCCGGCGCGATGGTCGTCGCGAGCCCGCCGGACGACGCCCACGTCGTCGTCCACCGGCTGCTTCCCGACTCCCCGACCCTCGATCAGGTGACGCGATGA
- the selD gene encoding selenide, water dikinase SelD: MTVRLTQYAHGGGCACKIPPGELETIVRSLSGATPKDPPGELLVGLDDGDDAAAVRIAGNVALIATTDFFTPVVDDPYDWGRIAAANALSDVYAMGGVPVVAVNLLGWPREVLPFELAAEVLRGGLDVCAAAGCHLSGGHSVDDPEPKYGLAVTGTADPERLLRNDSGKPGTPLTLTKPLGIGVLNSRHKATGERSEEAIAAMTTLNRAASAAALEAGAVCATDVTGFGLLGHLHKLARASGVTARLDSTAVPYLDGAREALRDGYVSGGTRRNLGWVRPHADLSRISEDEALLLADAQTSGGLLVAGELPGHPVIGELVSRTDHTIVVG; this comes from the coding sequence ATGACCGTCCGGCTGACCCAGTACGCCCACGGCGGCGGCTGCGCGTGCAAAATCCCGCCCGGCGAGCTGGAAACGATCGTCCGCAGCCTGTCCGGTGCGACTCCGAAAGACCCGCCCGGCGAACTCCTGGTCGGCCTCGACGACGGCGACGACGCGGCGGCCGTCCGCATCGCCGGGAACGTCGCGCTGATCGCGACCACGGACTTTTTCACCCCAGTCGTCGACGACCCGTACGACTGGGGTCGGATCGCCGCCGCGAACGCGCTGTCCGATGTGTACGCGATGGGCGGCGTCCCGGTGGTCGCGGTCAATCTCCTCGGCTGGCCCCGGGAAGTGCTGCCGTTCGAGCTGGCCGCGGAGGTGCTGCGCGGCGGCTTGGACGTCTGCGCTGCTGCTGGTTGCCATTTGTCGGGCGGGCACAGCGTCGACGACCCCGAGCCCAAGTACGGCCTCGCGGTCACCGGCACCGCGGATCCGGAACGCTTGCTGCGCAACGATTCGGGCAAGCCGGGCACGCCGCTGACGCTGACCAAGCCGTTGGGGATCGGCGTGCTGAACTCGCGGCACAAGGCCACCGGCGAACGGTCCGAGGAGGCGATCGCCGCGATGACCACGCTGAACCGCGCCGCCTCGGCCGCCGCGCTGGAGGCGGGCGCGGTGTGCGCGACCGACGTCACGGGGTTCGGTCTGCTCGGCCACCTGCACAAACTGGCCCGGGCGAGCGGCGTCACCGCCCGGCTGGACTCGACGGCGGTGCCGTATCTGGACGGTGCGCGGGAGGCGCTGCGCGATGGCTACGTGAGCGGCGGGACCCGCCGCAACCTCGGCTGGGTGCGCCCGCACGCCGACCTGTCGCGGATCTCCGAGGACGAAGCCCTGCTGCTCGCCGACGCGCAAACCTCCGGCGGACTCCTGGTCGCGGGCGAGCTCCCGGGCCACCCCGTGATCGGCGAACTCGTCTCCCGCACCGACCACACCATCGTGGTCGGCTGA
- the selB gene encoding selenocysteine-specific translation elongation factor, translated as MRVIATAGHVDHGKSTLIRRLTGMEPDRWAEERRRGLTLDLGFAWTRLGGEELAFVDVPGHQRFVPNMLAGVGPVPAALFVVAADEGWMPQSAEHLAALDAFGVRHGLLAVTKSDRADPGPATAAALEEIAATALGEVPAVSVSGTTGAGLEELKAQLAKLASRLPPPDLEADVRLWIDRAFTIKGAGTVVTGTLGGGTLRVGDELTLGAGRVQIRGLQALGESRESVAAVARVAVNLRGVAKDSVGRGDVLLTPGAWRPATEVDVRLRGAPSGELHRNLVLHFGSAAVPSRVRPLGPDTARVLLAHPLPLRTGDRGLLRDPGEHRIPAGFDVVDVRPPSLARRGAARARGEELTVVEPGWDYLRREGFVRHEDFRALGLPAVGERLGGWHADPARLSRLRAEVGEAVAAWTREHPLAAGIPAEALRQRLGLPDAELVPAVLSDGLILKDGLVRKPGAGLTAEVENAVKVLEERFAEHPFRAPEADELRKLGLGKRELAAAVRVGRLRAIADGVVLAPDAPQRAVEVLAALGEPFTVSRARQALDSTRRVMIPLLEHLDAAGLTEPLGDGTRRTCCERPENGLP; from the coding sequence ATGCGGGTGATCGCCACCGCCGGGCACGTCGACCACGGGAAATCCACCTTGATCCGCCGCCTCACCGGCATGGAGCCCGACCGGTGGGCCGAGGAACGCCGCCGCGGCCTGACCCTCGACCTCGGTTTCGCCTGGACCCGGCTGGGCGGCGAGGAACTCGCTTTCGTGGACGTCCCCGGGCATCAGCGGTTCGTGCCGAACATGCTGGCGGGCGTCGGTCCTGTCCCGGCCGCGCTGTTCGTCGTGGCCGCGGACGAGGGATGGATGCCGCAGTCGGCGGAGCACCTGGCGGCACTTGACGCGTTCGGTGTCCGGCACGGCCTGCTCGCGGTCACCAAATCCGACCGCGCCGACCCGGGTCCGGCGACGGCGGCGGCGCTCGAGGAGATCGCGGCGACGGCGCTCGGCGAGGTGCCCGCGGTCAGCGTCAGCGGCACGACCGGCGCGGGGCTCGAAGAATTGAAAGCTCAGCTCGCCAAGCTGGCCAGCCGGTTGCCGCCGCCGGATCTGGAGGCGGACGTCCGGCTCTGGATCGACCGGGCGTTCACGATCAAGGGCGCGGGCACGGTGGTCACCGGAACCCTCGGCGGCGGAACCCTGCGGGTCGGCGACGAGTTGACGCTCGGTGCGGGCCGGGTGCAGATCCGCGGCCTGCAGGCGCTCGGCGAATCGCGCGAAAGCGTGGCCGCGGTGGCTCGGGTCGCGGTGAATTTACGCGGCGTGGCAAAGGATTCCGTCGGCCGGGGCGATGTTCTGCTGACCCCGGGAGCGTGGCGTCCAGCGACGGAAGTCGATGTCCGGTTGCGCGGCGCACCGTCCGGCGAGCTGCATCGGAACCTCGTGCTGCACTTCGGATCCGCAGCAGTGCCGAGCCGGGTCCGTCCGCTCGGGCCGGACACCGCGCGGGTGCTGCTCGCGCACCCGCTGCCGCTCCGGACCGGCGACCGGGGGCTGCTGCGCGACCCGGGAGAGCACCGGATCCCGGCCGGATTCGACGTCGTGGACGTCCGGCCGCCGTCCCTCGCGCGTCGCGGGGCGGCGCGAGCCCGGGGCGAAGAGCTGACCGTCGTGGAACCGGGCTGGGATTACCTCCGCCGCGAAGGTTTCGTGCGCCATGAGGACTTCCGCGCGCTGGGGCTGCCCGCGGTAGGCGAGCGGCTCGGCGGCTGGCACGCCGACCCGGCCCGCCTCAGCCGGTTGCGAGCGGAGGTCGGCGAAGCAGTCGCGGCCTGGACTCGTGAGCATCCGCTGGCAGCGGGAATCCCGGCCGAGGCGCTCCGGCAACGGCTCGGCCTGCCGGACGCGGAACTCGTCCCAGCAGTCCTCAGCGATGGGCTGATCCTCAAGGACGGTCTCGTCCGCAAGCCCGGCGCCGGGCTGACCGCTGAAGTGGAAAACGCAGTCAAAGTCCTCGAAGAGAGATTCGCCGAGCACCCGTTCCGCGCACCGGAGGCGGACGAACTGCGGAAACTCGGTCTGGGCAAACGGGAATTGGCCGCCGCCGTCCGCGTAGGCCGGTTGCGGGCGATCGCCGACGGAGTGGTGCTGGCGCCGGACGCGCCGCAACGCGCGGTGGAAGTCCTGGCCGCGCTCGGCGAACCGTTCACGGTGTCGCGGGCCCGGCAGGCGCTGGACAGCACGCGCCGGGTGATGATCCCGCTGCTGGAGCATCTCGACGCCGCCGGGCTCACCGAACCGCTCGGCGACGGGACCCGCCGGACGTGCTGCGAGCGCCCGGAGAACGGATTACCGTGA
- a CDS encoding diguanylate cyclase/phosphodiesterase: MPGLLDWWQHRRTRIEDTAGVRESLIHLLMMAEVGLPITLALLCEINPLVLTIMAATIAAHEATALWDVKTAVDSDREVKPFEQHIHSFLESLPFMGSAAIACLHWKDVRELLHADDRRSAWRLQPKRRQLPRGYLAGIGAAIAGLIAVPYGEELWRCVRAAR; encoded by the coding sequence GTGCCCGGGCTGCTGGACTGGTGGCAGCACCGCCGCACCCGGATCGAGGACACCGCCGGGGTGCGGGAATCGCTGATCCACCTGCTGATGATGGCCGAGGTCGGGCTGCCGATCACGCTCGCGCTGCTGTGCGAGATCAACCCGCTCGTGCTGACGATCATGGCCGCCACGATCGCCGCACACGAGGCGACGGCGCTGTGGGACGTCAAGACCGCGGTGGACAGCGACCGCGAGGTGAAGCCGTTCGAACAGCACATCCACAGTTTCCTGGAGTCGCTGCCGTTCATGGGGAGCGCCGCGATCGCTTGTCTGCATTGGAAAGACGTCCGGGAGCTGCTGCATGCCGACGACCGGCGCAGCGCCTGGCGGCTGCAGCCCAAGCGCCGCCAGCTGCCGCGCGGCTACCTCGCCGGGATCGGGGCGGCGATCGCCGGGCTCATCGCGGTGCCGTACGGCGAAGAGCTGTGGCGGTGCGTCCGGGCCGCCCGCTAA
- the nrfD gene encoding NrfD/PsrC family molybdoenzyme membrane anchor subunit, whose protein sequence is MSPRRERAMVEPAEFRSYYGRPILKEPAWKQPDVPLYLFLGGAAGASASLAALADATGRPELAKVGRLAASGGSIASVVALIHDLGKPTRFLNMLRVLKPTSPLSVGSWILSPFSGLAAVSAFTALTGRFPRLGRLAGVGAGVLGPAMCTYTAVLLADTATPSWHEAHGTLPVLFAGSALTSGAGVALISVPRKENGPVVRAGLAGAVAELAAEHHLETGLGLASEPYRTGRAGRLLKAAKVLTAAGATLSLAARKNRAAGVVAGAAYLASGLCTRFGVYAAGVESTKDPKYVVVPQRERLAAKRAGRR, encoded by the coding sequence ATGAGCCCGCGGCGCGAACGGGCGATGGTCGAGCCCGCGGAATTCCGTTCCTACTACGGGAGGCCGATCCTCAAGGAGCCTGCCTGGAAACAGCCGGACGTCCCGCTGTACCTGTTTCTAGGCGGCGCGGCCGGTGCTTCCGCGTCGCTGGCCGCCCTTGCCGATGCGACTGGACGCCCGGAGTTGGCCAAGGTCGGTCGGCTGGCCGCTTCCGGCGGGTCGATCGCCAGTGTCGTCGCGCTGATCCACGATCTCGGCAAGCCGACGCGGTTCCTGAACATGCTGCGCGTGCTGAAACCGACTTCGCCGTTGTCGGTGGGTTCGTGGATCCTGTCGCCGTTCTCCGGCCTCGCCGCGGTGTCGGCTTTTACCGCGCTGACCGGCCGTTTTCCTCGACTGGGCCGGTTGGCCGGGGTCGGGGCGGGCGTGCTGGGACCGGCGATGTGCACGTACACCGCGGTGCTGCTGGCCGACACCGCGACGCCCTCTTGGCACGAGGCGCACGGGACGCTGCCAGTGCTGTTCGCCGGTAGCGCGCTGACCAGCGGGGCCGGGGTCGCGCTGATTTCGGTGCCGCGCAAGGAGAACGGCCCGGTGGTGCGGGCCGGGCTCGCCGGGGCCGTAGCGGAGTTGGCTGCGGAGCATCACTTGGAGACCGGCCTGGGGTTGGCTTCGGAACCGTACCGGACCGGCCGGGCTGGGCGGTTGTTGAAGGCGGCGAAGGTGCTTACCGCTGCGGGTGCGACGTTGTCGTTGGCTGCCCGCAAGAACCGCGCGGCCGGTGTTGTTGCGGGTGCGGCATACCTAGCTTCTGGGCTGTGCACGCGGTTCGGCGTTTACGCGGCCGGGGTTGAGTCCACAAAGGATCCGAAGTACGTCGTTGTTCCGCAGCGGGAACGGCTTGCAGCGAAGCGTGCGGGCCGTCGTTAG